Proteins co-encoded in one Ralstonia sp. RRA genomic window:
- the scpB gene encoding SMC-Scp complex subunit ScpB: MNTQEAKIVLETALICAQDPLRVNDLRKLFDEDVSADTIRVLLEELRQDWLNRGVELVALASGWRLQSRPEMRVYLDRLHPEKPPKYSRAVMETLAIISYRQPVTRGDIEDIRGVTVNTQVIKQIEDRGWIEVIGHRDVPGRPALYATTKQFLDDLGLRSLDELPPLEDARAQAQASLLDQGAIEFEGGAIVVQELTALVNDAPAGEGAQAPSADATEPLVAEAVKADAPVVHAEVKAAAEIEASGSSAPEAETETVEAESEDPNKTVAEPSAASTNEHS; encoded by the coding sequence ATGAATACCCAAGAGGCGAAAATCGTCCTCGAGACCGCGCTGATCTGCGCGCAGGACCCTTTGCGAGTCAATGACTTACGCAAGCTGTTCGACGAAGATGTTTCTGCGGACACCATCCGCGTGCTGCTTGAAGAGCTGCGCCAGGACTGGCTCAACCGCGGTGTCGAACTGGTAGCGCTGGCTTCGGGCTGGCGCCTGCAGAGCCGCCCTGAGATGCGCGTGTATCTGGATCGCCTGCACCCGGAAAAACCGCCCAAGTACTCGCGCGCGGTGATGGAAACGCTGGCGATCATCTCGTATCGCCAGCCGGTCACGCGCGGCGATATTGAAGATATTCGCGGCGTCACGGTCAACACGCAGGTCATCAAGCAGATTGAGGATCGGGGCTGGATCGAGGTGATTGGTCATCGCGATGTGCCGGGCCGCCCGGCGCTGTATGCCACCACCAAGCAGTTTCTGGATGACCTCGGGCTGCGCTCGCTGGATGAGCTGCCGCCGCTCGAAGATGCCCGTGCCCAGGCGCAGGCAAGCCTGCTGGACCAGGGCGCAATCGAGTTCGAGGGCGGGGCGATCGTGGTGCAGGAATTGACTGCGCTGGTCAACGATGCACCGGCGGGCGAGGGCGCTCAGGCGCCTTCTGCCGACGCAACCGAACCGCTGGTAGCCGAAGCGGTTAAAGCGGATGCGCCTGTTGTGCACGCAGAAGTCAAGGCTGCCGCCGAGATCGAGGCGAGCGGATCGAGCGCACCCGAAGCTGAAACCGAAACCGTTGAGGCGGAATCGGAAGATCCAAACAAGACCGTGGCTGAGCCGTCAGCGGCTTCCACGAATGAACACTCGTAA
- the ccoG gene encoding cytochrome c oxidase accessory protein CcoG, which yields MSEHEPGWRPMTPAVATAGSDDTPTEQALYEVRRKIYPRSVTGAFASWRVWMVLATQAIFYGLPWFEWNGRQAVLFDLGARKFYLFGLVLWPQDVIYLTVLLVLSALGLFLFTAVAGRLFCGYACPQTVYTEIFMWIERHIEGDRFARIRLDGERWSLRKLRLKAAKHSAWVMIALWTGFTFVGFFTPIRELGMETWTLSLGPWQTFWMLFYAFATWGNAGFLREQVCLYMCPYARFQSVMVDPDTYVVTYDTQRGEPRGSRSRSADFAAQGLGSCVDCSICVQVCPTGIDIRQGLQYECIGCGACIDACDQVMDKMRYPRGLIRYTSERAMHDRLTPKEARRHLLRPRVLIYASIMLVLITGFIVALTMRQPLKVDVIRDRGALAREVDGGKIENVYRLQLMNASEQPVRVTITAEGLPQLEVQGGRGESTTLELAPAANRLLPIRVRRPADDVGAGSHKIRFVIQADSGSESLVLREPSSFIVPR from the coding sequence ATGAGCGAGCACGAACCCGGCTGGCGCCCCATGACACCTGCCGTTGCAACGGCAGGCTCGGACGACACGCCCACCGAGCAGGCGCTCTACGAAGTCCGGCGCAAGATCTATCCGCGCTCCGTGACGGGGGCGTTCGCAAGCTGGCGCGTGTGGATGGTGCTGGCCACGCAAGCCATCTTCTACGGTTTGCCGTGGTTTGAATGGAATGGGCGCCAGGCGGTGTTGTTCGACCTGGGGGCACGCAAGTTCTACCTGTTCGGACTGGTGTTGTGGCCGCAGGACGTGATCTACCTGACGGTGCTGCTGGTGCTGTCGGCGCTGGGGCTGTTCCTGTTCACGGCAGTGGCGGGGCGGCTCTTCTGCGGATACGCCTGCCCGCAGACGGTCTACACCGAAATCTTCATGTGGATCGAGCGGCATATCGAAGGCGACCGCTTTGCTCGCATCCGCCTTGACGGTGAGCGCTGGAGCCTGCGCAAGCTGCGCCTCAAGGCGGCCAAGCATTCGGCCTGGGTGATGATCGCGTTGTGGACGGGCTTCACCTTCGTCGGCTTCTTCACGCCGATCCGTGAACTCGGCATGGAGACATGGACGCTGTCGCTCGGGCCGTGGCAGACCTTCTGGATGCTGTTCTACGCGTTCGCCACCTGGGGCAACGCCGGCTTCCTGCGTGAGCAGGTGTGCCTCTACATGTGCCCGTACGCTCGCTTCCAGAGCGTGATGGTCGACCCAGACACCTACGTCGTCACCTACGACACGCAGCGCGGCGAGCCGCGCGGCAGCCGCTCGCGCAGTGCAGACTTCGCGGCGCAGGGGCTCGGTTCGTGCGTGGATTGCAGCATCTGCGTGCAGGTGTGCCCGACCGGCATCGACATCCGTCAGGGCTTGCAGTACGAGTGCATCGGCTGCGGCGCCTGCATTGACGCCTGCGATCAGGTGATGGACAAGATGCGCTACCCGCGCGGCCTGATCCGTTACACCTCCGAGCGCGCGATGCACGACCGGCTCACCCCGAAAGAGGCGCGGCGCCATCTGCTGCGTCCGCGCGTGCTGATCTATGCCAGCATCATGCTGGTGCTCATCACGGGCTTCATCGTTGCGTTGACGATGCGCCAGCCGCTCAAGGTGGACGTGATTCGCGATCGTGGTGCGCTGGCGCGCGAGGTGGACGGCGGCAAGATCGAGAACGTCTATCGCCTGCAGTTGATGAATGCCTCCGAGCAACCTGTGCGCGTGACCATCACGGCGGAAGGACTGCCGCAGCTGGAAGTGCAGGGCGGACGCGGTGAATCGACCACGCTTGAGTTGGCACCGGCAGCCAACCGCCTGTTGCCGATCCGCGTGCGCCGTCCCGCAGACGACGTGGGAGCCGGATCGCACAAGATCCGTTTTGTAATCCAGGCAGACAGCGGTAGCGAAAGCCTCGTGCTGCGCGAGCCGTCGAGTTTCATCGTGCCGCGCTGA
- the ccoO gene encoding cytochrome-c oxidase, cbb3-type subunit II, which yields MSNQQKSFFSHETLEKNIGLLIVVTLVVVSIAGLVQILPLFFQHSTTEPVKGIAPYSPLRLAGRDIYIREGCVGCHSQQVRTLRAETERYGHYSLAGESVFDHPFLWGSKRTGPDLARVGQRYSDDWHRIHLRDPREVVPESNMPAYAWLAKTPLDSSDIEKKMHVLRQLGVPYTDAQIAGAREQLAGKTEEDAVVAFLQGLGVELRNVREMAGTPADESAATVAAKE from the coding sequence ATGAGCAACCAACAAAAGAGCTTCTTCTCGCACGAGACGCTGGAAAAGAACATCGGCTTGCTGATTGTGGTGACATTGGTCGTCGTCAGCATCGCCGGGTTGGTACAGATTCTGCCGCTGTTCTTCCAGCACTCCACCACCGAGCCGGTCAAGGGCATCGCACCCTATTCGCCGCTGCGGCTGGCCGGGCGCGACATCTACATCCGCGAAGGCTGCGTCGGCTGCCACTCGCAGCAAGTGCGTACGCTGCGCGCTGAGACCGAGCGCTATGGCCACTACTCGCTGGCTGGCGAATCGGTATTCGATCACCCGTTCCTGTGGGGTTCCAAGCGTACGGGGCCGGACCTGGCGCGTGTGGGTCAGCGCTATTCGGACGACTGGCACCGCATCCACCTGCGTGATCCGCGTGAGGTGGTGCCGGAATCGAACATGCCGGCCTATGCATGGCTCGCGAAGACGCCGCTCGACAGCAGCGACATCGAGAAGAAGATGCACGTGCTGCGCCAGCTCGGCGTGCCCTATACGGACGCACAAATTGCCGGTGCACGCGAGCAGCTTGCCGGCAAGACCGAGGAAGACGCCGTGGTGGCCTTTCTGCAAGGCCTGGGCGTAGAGCTGCGCAACGTGCGCGAGATGGCCGGCACCCCTGCTGATGAGTCGGCTGCCACCGTTGCCGCAAAGGAGTGA
- the ccoS gene encoding cbb3-type cytochrome oxidase assembly protein CcoS translates to METLFLLVPLSLMLVMAIVGVLWWAVGSGQYDDLKTPAESILLDPDTPVRNTRPRDGAA, encoded by the coding sequence ATGGAAACGCTGTTCCTGCTGGTCCCGCTGTCGCTGATGCTGGTGATGGCGATCGTCGGTGTGCTGTGGTGGGCCGTCGGCTCGGGCCAGTACGACGATCTGAAGACACCGGCCGAGTCGATCCTGCTCGACCCGGACACGCCTGTGCGCAACACAAGGCCACGAGACGGCGCCGCTTAA
- a CDS encoding sulfite exporter TauE/SafE family protein: MNVAALVSVFLIALLGGVHCLAMCSGIALAAERGQVPVRIVSRRRLAFEQTVMHAGRISMYAVLGAIMGALGATVWRQQWLPIQRGLFAFASALLLAYGLLLVVRTTGDAWRNPWLERVLGYFAGVLSKMGARLGENLRHSPPLVRRYVTGLAWGLVPCGMIYGALAVALLAGNAASGAVVMLAFGLGTLPNLLMMSGLAGWMRGLSRQKWARGAAGAAIAAFGVWGLVCAAWLPEMLNAHGFCLVL; the protein is encoded by the coding sequence ATGAATGTTGCCGCGCTCGTAAGCGTTTTTTTGATCGCATTGCTCGGCGGTGTGCATTGCTTGGCAATGTGCAGCGGCATCGCGTTGGCGGCTGAACGCGGGCAGGTGCCGGTGCGCATCGTTTCGCGTCGCAGGCTGGCATTCGAGCAGACGGTCATGCATGCCGGGCGCATCAGTATGTACGCGGTGTTGGGGGCCATCATGGGTGCGCTCGGTGCCACGGTTTGGCGCCAGCAGTGGCTGCCGATTCAACGCGGATTGTTTGCATTCGCCAGCGCTTTGCTGCTCGCCTATGGCCTGCTGCTGGTTGTGCGGACCACGGGTGATGCATGGCGCAATCCTTGGCTGGAACGCGTGCTGGGTTACTTTGCCGGCGTCCTGTCGAAAATGGGGGCGCGACTGGGTGAAAATCTGCGCCACAGCCCACCATTGGTGCGGCGCTATGTCACGGGTTTGGCATGGGGGCTGGTACCGTGCGGCATGATTTACGGGGCGCTGGCCGTTGCGTTGTTGGCGGGCAACGCGGCATCGGGGGCGGTTGTGATGCTGGCGTTTGGTCTGGGTACCTTGCCAAATCTGCTGATGATGTCCGGATTGGCAGGCTGGATGCGGGGGCTGTCTCGCCAAAAGTGGGCGCGTGGCGCGGCGGGTGCCGCCATTGCCGCCTTTGGCGTGTGGGGGCTGGTCTGCGCTGCGTGGCTGCCGGAGATGCTCAACGCACACGGTTTCTGCCTGGTGCTGTAG
- the ccoN gene encoding cytochrome-c oxidase, cbb3-type subunit I → MESSSALQHTQTFNYRVVRQFSIMTIVWGIVGMAVGALIAAQLIWPQLNFGVPWLTYGRLRPLHTNAVIFAFGGSALFATSYYIVQRTCQVRLFSDTLAAFTFWGWQAVILAAAITLPLGYTSSKEYAELEWPIDILITVVWVVYAVVFFGTIIKRKTKHIYVANWFFGAYIITIALLHIVNNAELPVTMWKSYSAYAGVQDAMVQWWYGHNAVGFFLTTSFLGMMYYFVPKQAERPIYSYRLSIVHFWALNFTYMWAGPHHLQYTALPDWAQSLGMVFSLILLAPSWGGMINGIMTLSGAWHKLRTDPILKFLVVALSFYGMATFEGSMMSIKTVNALSHYTDWTIGHVHSGALGWVAMITIGSMYYMIPRLFGQQKMYSTRLIEVHFWIATVGVVLYIAAMWVAGVMQGLMWRATEADGTLTYSFVEAVKATYPFYIIRLLGGLCFLSGMLLMAFNVFKTIQGSKAVDAPIPQPAQAPLVAAQ, encoded by the coding sequence ATGGAATCGTCCAGCGCGTTGCAGCACACCCAGACCTTCAACTACCGCGTTGTCCGCCAGTTCTCGATCATGACGATCGTCTGGGGCATCGTCGGTATGGCGGTCGGTGCGCTGATCGCGGCCCAGTTGATCTGGCCGCAACTGAATTTTGGGGTGCCCTGGCTGACGTACGGCCGGCTGCGTCCGTTGCATACCAACGCGGTCATCTTTGCGTTTGGCGGCAGCGCGCTGTTTGCCACGTCGTACTACATCGTGCAGCGCACCTGCCAGGTGCGCCTGTTCTCTGACACGCTGGCCGCGTTTACGTTCTGGGGCTGGCAGGCGGTGATCTTGGCCGCGGCCATCACGCTGCCGCTGGGCTACACGAGCTCGAAGGAATATGCCGAGCTGGAATGGCCGATCGACATCCTCATCACAGTGGTGTGGGTGGTCTACGCGGTCGTGTTCTTCGGCACCATCATCAAGCGCAAAACCAAGCACATCTACGTGGCCAACTGGTTCTTTGGCGCGTACATCATCACCATTGCGCTGCTGCACATCGTCAACAACGCGGAGCTGCCGGTGACGATGTGGAAGTCGTATTCGGCTTACGCCGGCGTGCAGGATGCGATGGTGCAGTGGTGGTACGGCCATAACGCGGTGGGCTTCTTCCTGACCACCAGCTTCCTGGGGATGATGTACTACTTCGTGCCCAAGCAAGCGGAGCGTCCGATCTATTCGTACCGCCTGTCGATCGTCCACTTCTGGGCGCTGAACTTCACCTACATGTGGGCGGGCCCGCACCACCTGCAGTACACCGCGCTGCCGGACTGGGCACAGTCGCTGGGCATGGTGTTCTCGCTGATCCTGCTGGCGCCGTCGTGGGGCGGCATGATCAACGGGATCATGACCCTGTCGGGTGCCTGGCACAAACTGCGCACCGATCCGATCCTGAAGTTCCTGGTGGTGGCGCTGTCGTTCTACGGCATGGCGACGTTCGAAGGCTCGATGATGTCCATCAAGACCGTCAACGCGCTGTCGCACTACACCGACTGGACCATCGGCCACGTGCACTCCGGCGCGCTGGGCTGGGTGGCGATGATCACCATCGGCTCGATGTACTACATGATCCCGCGCCTGTTCGGGCAGCAGAAGATGTACAGCACGCGCCTGATCGAGGTGCACTTCTGGATCGCCACCGTTGGCGTGGTGCTCTATATCGCCGCCATGTGGGTGGCCGGCGTGATGCAGGGCCTGATGTGGCGTGCCACCGAGGCTGACGGCACGCTCACCTACAGCTTTGTCGAAGCGGTGAAGGCGACGTACCCGTTCTACATCATCCGTTTGCTGGGTGGCCTGTGCTTCCTGAGCGGGATGCTGCTGATGGCATTCAACGTGTTCAAGACCATTCAGGGCAGCAAGGCGGTGGATGCGCCGATCCCTCAACCGGCCCAGGCCCCGCTGGTCGCGGCACAGTGA
- a CDS encoding FixH family protein, producing the protein MQAMQSSAPARPWWREPWPWLLMAGPFVAMIGCGVTIWLAVSHPDPVIHDNVVRRGLVVEKPVSVPAHAAHGEVQ; encoded by the coding sequence ATGCAGGCAATGCAATCTTCCGCTCCGGCCCGGCCATGGTGGCGCGAGCCCTGGCCGTGGCTGCTGATGGCCGGCCCCTTCGTCGCCATGATCGGATGCGGTGTCACCATCTGGTTAGCCGTGTCGCATCCGGATCCCGTCATTCATGACAACGTCGTGCGGCGCGGCTTGGTCGTCGAGAAGCCCGTCTCCGTGCCGGCCCATGCCGCCCACGGGGAGGTCCAATGA
- the ccoP gene encoding cytochrome-c oxidase, cbb3-type subunit III codes for MSDFISEFWGYYISAIALVGIAWCIWLLFSQRKITIAPGQQAGDDTGHVWDGDLRELNNPLPRWWMWMFLLSCIFALSYLVLYPGLGAYGGVLGFSTRGELASQRAAADAKVRPLYERYAGMDIKQIAADPQAHEIGQRLFLNNCAQCHGSDAGGSKGFPNLTDSDWLYGGDPETILTTITKGRHGVMPSLAAVVDANQAANVANYVRSLSGLAYDPIKAARGEPTFKSVCAACHMATGKGNQALGAPNLTDRVWLYGSSEATIVETILKGRDNTMPAHENLLSPEKIRMLAAYVWGLSNNNTSAQQ; via the coding sequence ATGAGCGACTTCATTTCTGAGTTCTGGGGGTACTACATCTCGGCGATTGCCCTGGTGGGTATCGCCTGGTGCATTTGGCTGCTGTTCTCGCAACGCAAGATCACGATCGCGCCCGGACAGCAAGCCGGCGACGACACTGGCCACGTGTGGGACGGTGATCTGCGCGAGCTGAACAATCCGTTGCCGCGCTGGTGGATGTGGATGTTCCTGCTGTCGTGCATCTTCGCCTTGTCATACCTGGTCCTGTATCCCGGGCTGGGTGCGTATGGTGGTGTGCTGGGTTTCTCCACGCGCGGCGAGCTGGCTTCGCAGCGCGCTGCAGCTGATGCCAAGGTGCGCCCGCTCTATGAGCGCTACGCCGGTATGGACATCAAGCAGATCGCCGCCGACCCCCAGGCACACGAGATCGGCCAGCGCCTGTTCCTGAACAACTGCGCGCAATGTCACGGCTCGGATGCGGGCGGCTCCAAGGGCTTCCCGAACCTGACCGACAGCGACTGGCTGTATGGCGGTGATCCGGAGACGATCCTCACCACCATCACCAAGGGCCGCCACGGCGTCATGCCGTCGCTGGCTGCAGTGGTGGATGCCAACCAAGCCGCCAACGTGGCCAACTACGTGCGTTCCCTGTCGGGCCTGGCCTATGACCCGATCAAAGCCGCACGTGGCGAGCCGACCTTCAAGTCGGTCTGCGCGGCATGCCATATGGCGACCGGCAAGGGCAACCAGGCGCTTGGCGCCCCCAACCTGACCGACCGCGTGTGGCTGTACGGCAGCTCCGAGGCAACCATCGTCGAGACCATCCTCAAGGGCCGCGATAACACGATGCCGGCGCACGAGAACCTGCTGTCGCCGGAGAAGATCCGCATGCTTGCGGCCTACGTGTGGGGGCTCTCGAACAACAACACGAGCGCCCAGCAATGA
- a CDS encoding cytochrome oxidase: MAMLSAIATAVFLVLFVGISWWAFSTHRAAANAESAMLPFLLPDEAEVAGARADASRPHQ, translated from the coding sequence ATGGCCATGCTGAGTGCAATTGCCACCGCCGTCTTCCTGGTGCTGTTCGTGGGGATCAGCTGGTGGGCGTTCTCGACGCATCGTGCTGCCGCCAATGCGGAATCGGCCATGCTGCCGTTCCTGTTGCCCGATGAAGCCGAGGTCGCCGGTGCACGCGCAGACGCGTCGCGCCCACATCAATAA
- the fnr gene encoding fumarate/nitrate reduction transcriptional regulator Fnr encodes MLTRIALTDQASRCSTCVLGQICLPVGMNSEDVRKMDELVAERIRIKKGQTLYALGEPLEAVYGIRFGTLKTHLTLEDGRHQITGFHLPGEIVGLDGIGDMCHVSDATALEDTEVCVVRYDQLQQLSRRLPSLQHQFLRIMSKEISQDHHMLLTLGSMRAEERLAAFLLNLSKRSAQRGYSSTEFVLRMSREELGSYLGLKLETVSRLFSRFAEAGLIQIRQRHVKLIDMAGLRQVMSGQAS; translated from the coding sequence GTGCTCACACGAATCGCACTCACCGACCAAGCTTCCCGTTGTTCCACTTGCGTACTCGGCCAGATCTGTCTGCCGGTGGGCATGAATTCGGAAGACGTGCGCAAGATGGATGAGTTGGTTGCCGAGCGCATCCGCATCAAGAAAGGCCAGACGCTCTACGCCCTCGGTGAGCCGCTCGAAGCCGTGTACGGCATCCGCTTCGGCACGCTCAAGACACATCTCACGCTGGAAGACGGGCGCCACCAGATCACCGGCTTCCATTTGCCCGGCGAGATCGTCGGGCTCGACGGCATTGGCGACATGTGCCACGTGTCGGATGCCACCGCGCTGGAAGACACCGAAGTCTGCGTGGTGCGTTACGACCAACTGCAACAGCTCTCGCGCCGGCTGCCCTCTCTGCAGCACCAGTTCTTGCGCATCATGAGCAAGGAGATCTCGCAGGATCACCACATGCTGCTGACGCTCGGCTCGATGCGCGCTGAAGAACGCCTTGCCGCTTTCCTGCTCAACCTGTCCAAACGCTCAGCTCAGCGCGGGTATTCGTCGACCGAGTTCGTGCTGCGCATGAGCCGTGAAGAACTGGGCAGCTATCTGGGCCTGAAGCTCGAAACCGTGAGCCGCCTGTTCTCGCGTTTTGCTGAGGCCGGCCTGATCCAGATCCGCCAGCGCCACGTCAAGCTCATCGACATGGCAGGCCTGCGCCAGGTGATGAGCGGCCAGGCCAGCTAA
- a CDS encoding pseudouridine synthase: protein MPADADASAPRQEGAGDGAESSAPRRKGLRRGLRNLVASRRQQQDGRPEGDAPAGEVAADASQPTQPRKSRAPRARKPKEAPASDAPVVVEAAAPVEGAPAEGRGDRGERRGPRGRFGKNRRREGEGQPAGERAENAGGKSTDAGRGKGQGRNGKPQQGKAGGQGQGRGKQGGKGGKGADDVFQYVISGAYDSEADAGGASQSSKGRELTAEDDAPKLHKILADAGLGSRRDMEDLILQGRVSVNGLPAHIGQRILATDQVRVNGKLIQRKLPNKPPRVLLYHKPAGEIVSQSDPDGRPTVFDALPRMKTGKWVAVGRLDFNTEGLLIFTTSGDIANRFMHPRYGVEREYAVRTLGELAETDRQKLLHGIQLQDGEANFLRCADGGGEGVNHWYHVALTEGRNREVRRMFEAVNLTVSRLIRTRYGSFVLPRGLKRGRWQEVSAEDVRTLMGTLGMKVPAASSGGQQNNRQGNRRREAPVLMGPMSSGFTGEANFQSRGMGVENGNRAAPAPRRQSNPRQPDPMQTSMGYINVGGPTTLTARTRMGTRPDGRGGAGAGGGMRDGNRAPGNKRPGKGGGMPNGNKAGNKARSGGGNRGGKR, encoded by the coding sequence ATGCCGGCTGATGCCGACGCTTCGGCACCCCGTCAAGAGGGCGCAGGCGATGGCGCTGAGTCGTCCGCGCCGCGCCGCAAGGGGCTGCGCAGGGGCTTGCGCAACTTGGTTGCTTCGCGCCGCCAGCAGCAGGATGGCCGCCCCGAGGGCGATGCGCCTGCAGGCGAGGTGGCTGCCGATGCCAGCCAACCTACCCAACCGCGCAAGAGTCGCGCTCCACGCGCCCGCAAGCCGAAGGAAGCCCCTGCCAGCGACGCGCCGGTGGTCGTGGAAGCTGCTGCACCCGTCGAAGGTGCGCCCGCAGAAGGTCGGGGCGACCGCGGCGAGCGACGTGGTCCGCGTGGCCGTTTCGGCAAGAACCGTCGCCGCGAGGGTGAGGGCCAGCCGGCCGGTGAGCGCGCCGAAAATGCCGGTGGCAAGAGCACTGATGCTGGCCGCGGCAAGGGTCAGGGCCGTAACGGCAAGCCGCAACAGGGCAAGGCGGGTGGTCAAGGCCAAGGCCGCGGCAAACAAGGCGGCAAGGGTGGCAAAGGTGCTGACGACGTCTTCCAGTACGTGATTTCCGGTGCGTACGACTCGGAAGCCGATGCTGGCGGCGCATCGCAGTCGAGCAAGGGGCGTGAACTGACCGCTGAGGATGATGCTCCCAAGCTGCACAAGATCCTGGCCGATGCGGGCCTGGGCTCGCGCCGCGACATGGAAGACCTGATTCTGCAGGGCCGTGTCTCGGTGAACGGCTTGCCGGCGCACATCGGTCAGCGCATTCTCGCCACAGATCAGGTGCGCGTGAACGGCAAGCTGATTCAGCGCAAGCTGCCCAACAAGCCGCCGCGCGTGCTGCTGTATCACAAGCCGGCTGGCGAAATCGTGAGCCAATCCGATCCGGACGGTCGTCCGACCGTGTTTGATGCGCTGCCGCGCATGAAGACCGGCAAATGGGTCGCTGTTGGCCGCCTGGACTTCAACACGGAGGGTCTGCTGATCTTCACAACGTCTGGCGACATCGCCAACCGCTTCATGCACCCGCGTTATGGCGTCGAGCGTGAGTACGCGGTGCGTACGCTGGGCGAACTGGCCGAAACTGACCGCCAGAAGCTGCTGCACGGCATCCAACTGCAAGACGGTGAAGCCAACTTCCTGCGCTGCGCCGATGGTGGTGGCGAGGGTGTCAACCACTGGTACCACGTCGCCCTGACCGAGGGCCGCAACCGCGAAGTGCGCCGCATGTTCGAGGCGGTCAATCTGACCGTGTCGCGTCTGATCCGCACGCGCTATGGCAGCTTTGTGCTGCCGCGCGGTCTCAAGCGCGGGCGTTGGCAGGAGGTGTCGGCGGAAGACGTGCGCACGCTGATGGGCACGCTGGGCATGAAGGTGCCGGCGGCAAGCTCAGGCGGTCAGCAGAATAATCGCCAGGGCAACCGCCGTCGCGAGGCGCCGGTGCTGATGGGGCCGATGTCGTCGGGCTTTACCGGCGAGGCGAATTTCCAGTCGCGCGGTATGGGCGTGGAGAACGGCAATCGTGCGGCGCCGGCGCCGCGTCGCCAATCCAATCCGCGCCAACCAGACCCGATGCAGACCTCGATGGGCTACATCAACGTTGGCGGCCCGACCACGTTGACGGCGCGCACCCGCATGGGCACCCGACCGGACGGTCGTGGCGGCGCTGGCGCAGGTGGCGGCATGCGTGACGGTAACCGCGCACCGGGCAACAAGCGCCCGGGCAAGGGTGGCGGCATGCCGAACGGCAACAAGGCTGGAAACAAGGCGCGCAGCGGCGGTGGTAACCGCGGCGGCAAGCGTTGA